One window of the Candidatus Eisenbacteria bacterium genome contains the following:
- the argC gene encoding N-acetyl-gamma-glutamyl-phosphate reductase — translation MTAPVLPALSTAPANGVARRNARVAVLGASGYSGQEFVRLSIAHDGIAVGALVSREHAGRPAAELMPGLDSRLAKLPDPVQPQALPALFEEGAFDTLVACLPHGAFRAFAAEHADWLARVPRVVDLSQDHRDGVEGYVYGLPEAFRDSLAGASRIANPGCYPTAATLALLPALELGWLAGTACITALSGVSGAGRKAALGTSFVELDGGAAIYRAGEVHAHVPEMTRNFARLSSRPTAVSFVPQLAPMARGILLTAMAPLARPLAPEDAHAAYAHRYRDETFVRVLPPGSWPETRAVKNSNRCDLAVTTVHGGRTLLATTAIDNLVKGAAGQAIQNLNLLLGWPEGWGLPVHGSPW, via the coding sequence GTGACCGCTCCCGTCCTGCCCGCGCTCTCGACCGCTCCCGCGAACGGCGTCGCCCGCCGCAACGCGCGCGTCGCCGTGCTCGGGGCCAGCGGCTACTCGGGGCAGGAGTTCGTGCGGCTCTCGATCGCCCACGACGGCATCGCCGTCGGCGCGCTCGTCTCGCGCGAGCACGCCGGCCGGCCCGCCGCCGAGCTCATGCCCGGCCTCGACTCGCGGCTCGCGAAGCTGCCCGATCCGGTGCAGCCCCAGGCGCTGCCCGCGCTGTTCGAGGAAGGCGCCTTCGACACCCTCGTCGCCTGCCTGCCGCACGGCGCGTTCCGCGCCTTCGCCGCCGAGCACGCCGACTGGCTCGCGCGCGTGCCGCGCGTCGTGGACCTGTCGCAGGACCACCGCGACGGCGTCGAGGGCTACGTGTACGGCCTGCCCGAGGCGTTCCGCGACTCGCTCGCCGGCGCCAGCCGCATCGCCAATCCCGGCTGCTACCCGACCGCCGCCACGCTCGCGCTGCTGCCCGCGCTCGAACTCGGCTGGCTCGCCGGCACCGCCTGCATCACCGCCCTCTCGGGCGTGAGCGGCGCCGGCCGCAAGGCGGCGCTCGGCACCTCGTTCGTCGAGCTCGACGGCGGCGCCGCCATCTACCGCGCCGGCGAGGTGCACGCGCACGTGCCCGAGATGACGCGCAACTTCGCGCGTCTCTCGTCGCGCCCGACCGCCGTCTCGTTCGTGCCCCAGCTCGCGCCCATGGCGCGCGGCATCCTGCTCACCGCCATGGCCCCGCTCGCGCGACCGCTCGCGCCCGAGGACGCGCACGCCGCCTACGCGCACCGCTACCGGGACGAGACCTTCGTGCGCGTGCTGCCGCCCGGCTCGTGGCCCGAGACGCGCGCGGTCAAGAACTCGAACCGCTGCGACCTCGCGGTCACGACCGTCCATGGCGGGCGCACGCTGCTCGCGACCACCGCGATCGACAACCTGGTCAAGGGCGCGGCCGGCCAGGCGATTCAGAACCTGAACCTGCTGCTCGGCTGGCCCGAGGGCTGGGGCCTGCCCGTTCACGGAAGCCCCTGGTGA
- the argB gene encoding acetylglutamate kinase — MTGAPATGRGVTPPLVLKLGGRALETPGAAAEFAGALAALGRPAVLVHGGGAEVTQWCLKLGLETRFADGLRVTDAATLEVAAAVLAGLANKRLVAALRERGVDAVGLAALDGGTLAVRPHARASSLGAVGEVAGADPSLLESLLAAGRTPVLASLGAYRGALLNVNADDAAAALAAALGACDLLLLSDAPGLELDGAVVRELPAAAIARALARPEVGGGMRPKLRAAAAALAAGVGRAHIACWNGPETLAALLGGTGAGTTLVATPEASHA, encoded by the coding sequence GTGACGGGCGCTCCCGCGACGGGCCGCGGCGTCACGCCGCCGCTGGTCCTCAAGCTCGGCGGCCGCGCGCTCGAGACCCCGGGCGCCGCGGCCGAGTTCGCCGGCGCGCTCGCCGCGCTCGGCCGGCCGGCCGTGCTCGTGCACGGCGGCGGCGCCGAGGTGACGCAGTGGTGCCTCAAGCTCGGGCTCGAGACGCGTTTCGCCGACGGCCTGCGCGTCACCGACGCGGCCACCCTCGAGGTCGCAGCGGCCGTGCTCGCCGGGCTCGCCAACAAGCGGCTCGTCGCGGCGCTGCGCGAGCGCGGCGTGGACGCGGTCGGGCTCGCGGCGCTCGACGGCGGCACGCTCGCCGTGCGGCCGCACGCGCGCGCCTCGTCGCTCGGCGCCGTCGGCGAGGTCGCGGGCGCCGATCCCTCGCTGCTCGAATCGCTGCTCGCGGCCGGCCGCACCCCGGTGCTCGCCAGCCTGGGCGCGTACCGCGGCGCGCTGCTCAACGTGAACGCCGACGACGCGGCCGCCGCGCTCGCCGCCGCGCTCGGCGCCTGCGATCTGCTGCTGCTCTCCGACGCCCCGGGCCTCGAGCTCGATGGCGCCGTCGTGCGCGAGCTGCCCGCCGCCGCCATCGCGCGCGCGCTCGCGCGGCCCGAGGTCGGAGGCGGCATGCGGCCCAAGCTGCGGGCCGCCGCCGCCGCGCTCGCGGCCGGCGTCGGCCGTGCCCACATCGCCTGCTGGAACGGACCCGAGACGCTCGCCGCCCTGCTCGGCGGAACCGGCGCGGGCACCACGCTGGTCGCCACCCCGGAGGCCTCCCATGCCTGA